The genomic DNA CCCAGCGTCCGCATCGACTGGACGCCGCGTAGCGAAGGGGCCAGCGGGATGGCGGCCCTGGCGACAGCTCAATCGCGGCAGCAGCTAACGATCGAAGAAGGGATCGTGCGGGCGAGCACTTGGCTGCAATACTCGATCAGCCGCGCCGAACTGGCCGAGCTGCAAATCGAGGTTCCCAAAGGCTACAAAGTAACGGGCGTGCTGGATGCCAACGTTCGCGGCTGGCAAGTCGAAGCGGACGGCGAGGTGCAACAGATTTCGGTCCAATTGTTCCAGCCGGCCAAAGGAAGCCAAACGGTGTTGGTCGAACTGGAACGGTTCAGCAATCAAGATGTCGAGCAATCGGAGCTGCAGGCGCCGCTGGTGCGAGCCCTGGGCGTCGGCCGGCAGCATGGCCAAGTCGTCGTCCGGTTGGCTGAATCGCTGCGAGGCGAGGTGACGACGCGAACGGGGTTGCTGCAGATCGACGCCGCCGAATTGCCAGCAGAACTAAAACAAGGCCGCTGGGACTTTGCCTATCGATTCTCCTCGCTGCCGACGACGTTGACACTGCAACTGCAAAAGGTTCAACCGCAGATTCAAGCGACGCAGTGGGTCGAAGCCTTTGTCGAGCCCGAACAGATCACGTTGGCATTGACCGCACGATACAACATCCGCCGCTCGGGTCTGTTTCAATTGGCCTTTGATGTCCCGACCGACTACGAAATCCGATCGGTTCGCGGACTGGCGGCTGGCGATGCGACTGCCGCTCAATACGACACGCACCACTTCAGCAGCGATCGAGAAGGTCGCTTGATCGTGAACCTGTCGGCCAAAGCGATCGGCGACGTCTGTCTGACGATCGAGATGCAGCGGCGGCTGGACGATCCCAATCTGCGAGCCCCCACCGGCGAAGCGTCCGACCTGAAAATTCCGCTGCCGCGCGTGGCTCGCGACAGCGTCGAAATGGTCACCGGCAAATGGATCGTCTACGCACCCGAAAGCTTGCGAACCAATCCGACGGCGACGGGACTGCAACCGATCGCGCTGCGGGATGCCAGCGTGGGGATGCCGGTCAGTCAAGCGAGCCGCTTTCCTGCGGCGCGGCCGATCCTCGCGTACGCCTACGCACAGCAAGACGTTGCACTGGAACTGGCAACTCAGCGACGCAAGCCGCAGATCACGGTCCGTCAGCTGTTGGAAACCGACGTCACCGCGGGAGCTGTCCAATACAAGGCCCGGTTCCTTTTCGACATCCTTTATAGCGGCGTGAAGACGCTGCGGATCGACGTTCCCACGGCGATCGCAAGCCAGATTCGCAACACGACCGAAGGGGTGCAGGATGTGGTCATGCAACCGCAGCCGGACGATGTGCCTGAGGGTTACCAAGCGTGGCAATTCAGCGGCGAAACGGAACTGTTGGGGCGTCGCGAGATCCGACTTCATTGGGAGGAGAAGCTTGCGGGACTGGGCGTTGGGCAAAGCAAAGATGTTGCGCTGCCGTGGCTGCGTCCGGCGGGAGTCGATCGCGCGTGGGGGCAGATCGTGATCGGTAAAGCGGAGACGTTGGACGTGCGGCCCAAAGGGGAATCGGTGGGGCTGCGGCCGATCGATCCGCAGACCGATCTGATCGATTCGATCCGCGTTCCCGGGGCGGCGCGGGCGTTCGAATTCCACGACGACTGGAAGCTGACGATCACGGCGACGCGGTATGAACTGGAAGACGTCAAACACACAAGCATCGAACGGGCGGTCCTGCGGATGGTGGTCGGTGCCGATCGTCAGACGTCGGTGCAAGCGTTGTATCGGATGCGAAGTGCCCGTCAGCGGTTGGAGGTCAAGCTGCCGGCGGCGTTTGATCCGGGCAAAGGTTTCAACCAAAACCCGCTGCGAATTGATGGCCGCCCGGTTCCGCTGGAACGGGGGGACGCCGGGGAATATTACATCCCGCTGGCCGATCAATCGCCCGATCAGGCGTTTGTGTTGGAGCTGCGGTATGCGGTCGCCAGCGATCAACGCCATCTGCCGCTGCCCGAATTCCCCAACGATCCGGCGGTTCAGAAGGTTTATCTGTGCGTCTACCTGCCGAAGGATCAAGCCGTTGTGGGGACGGGCGGTCCGTGGGACAACGATCTGGAAGAACGGTGGCGTCGCCAGCTGGCCGGTTACCGCTACAACAATCCAAACGACAACGAACTTGTCGCCTGGGTGACCGATGGGATTGCGATGGCCAGTTCGCCGACCAGCGACTTCCAAACCCAAGGTCTGCTCTACACGTTCAGCACCGCCGGGCCGCCGCAAGGGGAAGCGAGTGCGTTGCGTGTCACATCGATCTCCAAAGATATGCTCGATGCGGCGATCTTC from Rosistilla carotiformis includes the following:
- a CDS encoding AdipoR/hemolysin III family protein yields the protein MLRAPFLLLLCSVALVGLDLVPVVAAPQEPSETPQPQAEQDEASPETEAAESDDTDDSADVGDGADSEAEKPLREQTIYIPYSKIRGIFEKEGRGVFIPYEQFQSLWQRARAATHRPPDDPKPPVDALISEINSEAEVEKDVVRVTATLQIELLGKGWHEIPLRLGDAAILAAKVGDDPARIMPSEGGYKLLIEKSGKSADRVTAEITYAKAFTKSPGRNSVEFLAPQAPVNQWRIRVPQAGVKVNIHPMIAATEETRQPSDAVSDDDAANSDDDDAEKRPAADETVVLAFVGAAPSVRIDWTPRSEGASGMAALATAQSRQQLTIEEGIVRASTWLQYSISRAELAELQIEVPKGYKVTGVLDANVRGWQVEADGEVQQISVQLFQPAKGSQTVLVELERFSNQDVEQSELQAPLVRALGVGRQHGQVVVRLAESLRGEVTTRTGLLQIDAAELPAELKQGRWDFAYRFSSLPTTLTLQLQKVQPQIQATQWVEAFVEPEQITLALTARYNIRRSGLFQLAFDVPTDYEIRSVRGLAAGDATAAQYDTHHFSSDREGRLIVNLSAKAIGDVCLTIEMQRRLDDPNLRAPTGEASDLKIPLPRVARDSVEMVTGKWIVYAPESLRTNPTATGLQPIALRDASVGMPVSQASRFPAARPILAYAYAQQDVALELATQRRKPQITVRQLLETDVTAGAVQYKARFLFDILYSGVKTLRIDVPTAIASQIRNTTEGVQDVVMQPQPDDVPEGYQAWQFSGETELLGRREIRLHWEEKLAGLGVGQSKDVALPWLRPAGVDRAWGQIVIGKAETLDVRPKGESVGLRPIDPQTDLIDSIRVPGAARAFEFHDDWKLTITATRYELEDVKHTSIERAVLRMVVGADRQTSVQALYRMRSARQRLEVKLPAAFDPGKGFNQNPLRIDGRPVPLERGDAGEYYIPLADQSPDQAFVLELRYAVASDQRHLPLPEFPNDPAVQKVYLCVYLPKDQAVVGTGGPWDNDLEERWRRQLAGYRYNNPNDNELVAWVTDGIAMASSPTSDFQTQGLLYTFSTAGPPQGEASALRVTSISKDMLDAAIFLLIAVPGVILVTQSMTVRLFAVGIALFGLVFSSVFLPSLSLQLFDSVLFLALFLVLAVWILMGLMRWFRGPVGGQSPPPDKQAPRPPLPPDSSDTPPSGTPQPTMAMSATEPTKPSGLFGQGGLFGWSQRRAGGAQ